Below is a genomic region from Actinoallomurus bryophytorum.
CCTGCGCGTCACTTCGGCGGTGTTGAAAGAAAGCGACCTCGTCGGAATCGGGCGCGCGACCTTTCGGCTGGTCGGGGACGAACTCCGGGAATTCGTCGACGTGGGCGACGTTTCCCTCATCGCCCAGGACCTCACCGTGCGTACGCCCAAGGGCAAGGTCCTGCTCGACCACGTGAGCTTCCCGATCCCCGAGCGCTGCCTGGTCGGGGTCATCGGCCCGAGCGGCGCCGGAAAGTCGACTCTGCTGGGCGCGGTGACCGGCACGCGCCCGGCCACCGAAGGCAACGTGCAGTACGACCACCGCGACCTGTACACGCACTACCCGGAGCTCCGGCACCGCATCGGTCTGGTCCCCCAGGCCGACATCCTGCACACGCAGCTGGCGACGCGGCGGGCCCTCCGGTACGCCGCCGAGCTGCGGTTCCCCGGCGACACGAGCGCGGCCGAGCGGAATCGCCGCGTGGACGAGGTCCTGGAAGAACTCAGCCTGTCCGCGCACGCGGAGACCCGTATCGACCGGCTGTCCGGCGGCCAGCGCAAGCGCGTCAGCGTCGCGCTGGAACTCCTCACCAAGCCGTCGCTGCTCTTCCTGGACGAGCCGACCTCGGGCCTGGACCCAGGGCTCGACAAGTCCGTCATGGAGATGATGCGCGACCTCGCCCACGACGGCCGCACCATCGTCGTCGTCACGCACAGCGTGGCGAACCTCGACACCTGTGACCGCCTGCTCGTTCTCGTACCCGGCGGGCGGGTCGCCTTCTACGGGCCGCCGTCGGAGGGTCTGACGTTCTTCGGCAAGCAGAGCTGGGCCGAGGTCTTCCAGGCTTTCGACAACGAGCCGGGCCGCGACTGGGCCGCGGAGTTCCAGGTGTCACCGATGTACGCGCAGTTCGTCGTGTCGGGACTCGACGGCGGCAGCGCCGGGCAGGCGCGGCAGCAGCCATCGCACACGGAGCGTCCGCCGCGTCAGCAAGGCCGGCTGTCCCAGCTCGGCACGCTGTGCCGCCGTTACCTGGCGGTCATCGCTTCCGAACGCAGCTACCTGGCCGTGCTGGGCATCTTGCCCATCGTGGTGGGCGCGCTGATCCGCGCCGTACCGGCCGCGCACGGCGTGGCCGGCCCACTGCACCAGAACGCCGACGCCTCCTCGCTGCTGCTCACACTGGTCATCGGCGCGGTCTTCGTGGGCGCCGCAAACGCCGTACGCGAGCTGGTCAAAGAACGTGCGATCTACGAGCGAGAACGCGCGGCCGGCCTCTCGGCGGGCATCTACCTGCTGTCCAAGATCCTCATCCTGGGTCTGATCACCGGGATCCAGTCGGCGCTCTTGGTGGTCATCGGGATGGGCGGGCGTGAGATGCCGGCGCACGGCGCGGTGACGTCGCCGATCCTGGAGCTGATCATCGCGATGGCCCTGCTGTCCATGGTCTCGATGGCGATGGGTCTGCTCATCTCGGCGGCGGTCAGCACGTCGGAGAAGACGATGCCGCTGCTGGTGCTGACCGCACTGGTGCAGGTCATCCTCTGCGGCGCGCTCGTCGCCCTGCCCGGCAAGCTCGTGCTCGAACAGCTCGCCTGGCTGGCGCCGTCGCGCTGGGGAATGTCGGCGACGGCCGCGACCGTCGATCTGAACAACCTCCAGCCGCCGCTGCGGGGCACTCCGCCCGACTCGCTGTGGAACCACACCGAGAAGGCGTGGCTGAAGGACATGGGCGTCCTGCTCGGCCTCGGCCTGGTGTTCCTGAGCATCGCCTGGTGGTTCCTCGAGCGCCTGCGCCCGGGCAGACGCTAACGCCCAGGCAGATGCTGACGCCCGTGGCGGACGTCAACGCTCAGTGGAGTCCCATTGTCATCATGACGATGAGTGCTCCGACGTGCACGACGACGACCAACGCGATGAGCGTGATGAACAGGAAACTGGCCGGGCCGTGCTCGAAGACCCGGCCCTCTCTCGGCTGACCGAGGCTCGCCTGCCGCTCGGCCAGGCGCCTCTCCCATGCCCTGCTCTGCGCCATGCGTCCTCCTCGAAGACTTGGTGCACCAACCGTTGGTACACCAACTATAATAGGAGCAACGTACGGATCCGGAGGCCGGCCTGTGAGTGATGTTCGCGACACCGAAGACCTGCTAGCGCTGGAGCGGCAGGTGTGCTTCGCGCTGGCGGTCGCCTCGCGCAACGTGATCGCGGTCTACCGGCCGCTGCTGGAGCCGATGGGGCTGACACATCCGCAGTACCTGGTCATGCTCGCCCTCTGGGGGCGCTCACCCCTGTCGGTCAAGGAGCTGAGCGGCCTGCTGCGGCTCGATCCCGGCACCCTGTCGCCGCTGCTCAAGCGCCTGGAGGCCGGCGGCCTCATCCAGCGACGACGCGCCCGTGACGACGAGCGGGTCATGGCCGTCACGCTGACCGACGAGGGTCACGCGCTGCGCGCCGAGGCGGAGCGGATCCCGCCTGCGATCGTCGAGCGTCTCGGCATGGACCTCACCGAGCTCCAGGACCTGCACGGGACGCTGACCCGCCTGATCGCCGCGGCCGACAGGGCGAACGGCGTGGTGGGCGCGGCCGACCGCGCCCACCAGGACTAACCGACGTCGCGCCGGCGGAAGCCGGCCAGACCGGCGGCGATCAGGGCCGCCGCGATCACGGCCAGCCAGACGACCGGCATCGGCCGCATCGCGGCACCGGGCAGCTTCGGCACGTGGGTGAAGGGCGAGAGATCCATCATCCACTGCTTGAGCTCCAGCAACGGCCCGAGCTCCCCCAGCAGCAGGAACGCGCCCAGCACCCCCCACGCCG
It encodes:
- a CDS encoding FHA domain-containing protein, producing the protein MAPPALVVRTKGTVRTLRPGGSYQVGRDPAADIQVDDARVSWRHAILRTDENGWIFEDQGSTNGTFVGGRRVRRAGIEGEIVFLLGNAETGAPLACSVPPMMDQRTGVDRDPTSIIKVKAPTLRIGRAPDNDIVLTDLIVSRYHAELRKAGGGQHEIVDLGGHNGTFVNGLRVTSAVLKESDLVGIGRATFRLVGDELREFVDVGDVSLIAQDLTVRTPKGKVLLDHVSFPIPERCLVGVIGPSGAGKSTLLGAVTGTRPATEGNVQYDHRDLYTHYPELRHRIGLVPQADILHTQLATRRALRYAAELRFPGDTSAAERNRRVDEVLEELSLSAHAETRIDRLSGGQRKRVSVALELLTKPSLLFLDEPTSGLDPGLDKSVMEMMRDLAHDGRTIVVVTHSVANLDTCDRLLVLVPGGRVAFYGPPSEGLTFFGKQSWAEVFQAFDNEPGRDWAAEFQVSPMYAQFVVSGLDGGSAGQARQQPSHTERPPRQQGRLSQLGTLCRRYLAVIASERSYLAVLGILPIVVGALIRAVPAAHGVAGPLHQNADASSLLLTLVIGAVFVGAANAVRELVKERAIYERERAAGLSAGIYLLSKILILGLITGIQSALLVVIGMGGREMPAHGAVTSPILELIIAMALLSMVSMAMGLLISAAVSTSEKTMPLLVLTALVQVILCGALVALPGKLVLEQLAWLAPSRWGMSATAATVDLNNLQPPLRGTPPDSLWNHTEKAWLKDMGVLLGLGLVFLSIAWWFLERLRPGRR
- a CDS encoding MarR family winged helix-turn-helix transcriptional regulator, which encodes MSDVRDTEDLLALERQVCFALAVASRNVIAVYRPLLEPMGLTHPQYLVMLALWGRSPLSVKELSGLLRLDPGTLSPLLKRLEAGGLIQRRRARDDERVMAVTLTDEGHALRAEAERIPPAIVERLGMDLTELQDLHGTLTRLIAAADRANGVVGAADRAHQD